A stretch of the Nitratifractor salsuginis DSM 16511 genome encodes the following:
- a CDS encoding HAD-IIA family hydrolase, which translates to MNKTVILDLDGTLYFGDRAAPEAVSACEILKKRGYRLVFLTNNSTKTRLEIKKKLVDLGFPVNSLNEIYTSSYAMAVHLHNTKINNVYLLGSKGLGSELHEKGVICVDSSSIPQAVVVGLKTDFCYKDIAEAMGIIEKNRVNIYTCNLDKNFPIGGGEKRPGINALVSALVGSLSHNADVKIIGKPSSYMLQLIAEQFTLTPDDMCVVGDSEESDIAMANNYGCASFLTGHRGLTLEITNQIVERLG; encoded by the coding sequence ATGAATAAGACAGTCATTCTAGATTTGGATGGGACACTCTATTTCGGGGATAGGGCTGCCCCCGAAGCGGTATCAGCTTGCGAAATACTGAAAAAACGGGGATATCGCTTGGTTTTTTTGACGAATAATTCCACCAAGACACGTCTGGAAATCAAAAAAAAGCTTGTTGATTTGGGTTTTCCCGTAAACAGTTTGAATGAAATATATACCTCATCTTACGCAATGGCAGTCCATCTTCATAATACAAAGATAAACAATGTCTATTTGCTCGGCTCAAAAGGGCTGGGTAGCGAATTGCACGAAAAAGGTGTCATATGTGTTGATAGTTCTTCCATACCTCAGGCAGTGGTGGTTGGACTTAAAACTGATTTTTGCTATAAAGATATAGCTGAAGCTATGGGGATAATTGAAAAGAATAGAGTGAATATTTATACCTGTAATCTTGATAAAAACTTTCCGATTGGAGGAGGGGAAAAGCGGCCGGGGATCAATGCACTTGTTTCAGCTTTAGTGGGGTCCCTCTCTCATAACGCAGATGTGAAAATAATCGGCAAGCCCTCATCTTATATGTTACAGCTTATCGCAGAGCAATTCACTCTCACTCCAGATGATATGTGTGTAGTCGGAGACAGCGAAGAGAGTGATATCGCCATGGCAAACAATTACGGATGTGCCTCTTTTCTGACAGGGCATCGGGGATTGACACTAGAAATTACAAATCAGATTGTAGAGAGGTTGGGATGA
- a CDS encoding aldolase/citrate lyase family protein gives MNILEYEMIEVLKRLKNDFGVFEIKAEYENEGSRQEELMRLKDITSKVDLPIIIKIGGVEAVTDVYSAITLGVGGIVAPMAETPFAVSKFLHLIETFVPEDNRKDIEFAVNLETITAYKNLDDILQLEHIDLLSSVTVGRVDFTASMGRDRSFADSDSMFEYCQEIFTGARERGLKCALGGAVSAQSHSFIKRLVQMELLDKYETRKVVYDKDAIKDFEKGLHAGVEFELLWLKSKRRYYHRIKIEDEKRIEMLEKRLANIV, from the coding sequence ATGAATATACTTGAATATGAAATGATCGAGGTGCTGAAACGATTGAAAAACGATTTTGGCGTTTTTGAGATCAAAGCGGAATATGAAAACGAAGGAAGCCGCCAAGAAGAACTGATGCGCTTGAAAGATATCACAAGCAAAGTAGATTTGCCCATTATAATAAAAATCGGTGGGGTAGAAGCCGTTACAGATGTTTACAGTGCTATCACTCTTGGCGTTGGGGGCATAGTGGCCCCCATGGCAGAGACACCATTTGCCGTCAGCAAATTTCTGCATCTAATAGAGACATTCGTTCCGGAAGATAATCGCAAAGATATAGAATTTGCCGTCAACCTAGAAACGATTACTGCCTATAAAAATCTCGATGACATCTTGCAACTGGAACATATCGATCTTCTGTCAAGTGTTACAGTAGGAAGAGTGGATTTCACTGCCTCTATGGGGAGAGACCGTTCATTTGCAGATAGTGACAGTATGTTTGAGTACTGTCAGGAGATTTTTACAGGTGCACGGGAAAGAGGACTGAAATGTGCATTGGGCGGAGCCGTCTCAGCACAATCACATAGCTTTATTAAGCGACTGGTGCAGATGGAACTTCTCGATAAGTATGAAACACGAAAAGTCGTATACGACAAAGATGCAATAAAGGATTTCGAAAAAGGATTGCATGCTGGTGTAGAATTTGAACTGTTGTGGCTCAAAAGTAAACGGCGCTATTATCATCGAATCAAAATAGAAGATGAGAAAAGAATTGAAATGCTCGAAAAACGGCTTGCAAATATAGTATGA
- a CDS encoding NAD-dependent epimerase/dehydratase family protein, which yields MRILITGAAGFIGSSLAKAFDKRDDMTVLAPNREELDVSNESAVDRYVAVHKPDMIVHAANRGGGRNTIGLEDIIHNNLRMFFNIAKQMPKVDKIIQLGSGAEYGKHKPIVRAKEEDAFAAFPKDDYGFYKSVCSRYIEKTDNMINLRIFGCYGEREDYRFKFISNAVIKNLLGLPITINQNVVFDYLYIEDLVSMITHFLFNAHDFPVYNATSGAGIDLVTLANMVNEVGNNTVPVRVLHKGLNNEYTSDNSRIMEAMKGFSVTPHKVAITKMYEYFSKHLTELDTQTVREDPFIKHCNKIWKETR from the coding sequence ATGAGGATTCTTATCACCGGAGCTGCAGGATTTATCGGCAGTTCTCTTGCGAAGGCTTTTGATAAACGCGATGATATGACCGTGTTGGCACCGAACCGCGAAGAGCTGGATGTATCGAATGAATCGGCGGTAGATAGATACGTTGCTGTGCATAAGCCGGATATGATTGTTCACGCGGCGAACAGAGGCGGCGGACGCAATACGATCGGCCTTGAAGATATTATTCATAACAATCTTCGTATGTTTTTCAACATTGCCAAGCAGATGCCCAAAGTAGATAAAATTATCCAACTCGGCAGCGGAGCGGAGTATGGCAAACACAAGCCGATTGTCCGGGCGAAGGAGGAAGACGCTTTTGCCGCGTTTCCCAAAGACGATTACGGATTTTACAAATCAGTATGCTCCCGCTATATCGAGAAGACAGACAATATGATCAATCTGCGTATTTTCGGCTGTTATGGCGAAAGGGAGGATTACCGTTTCAAATTCATTTCCAATGCCGTCATTAAAAATCTTCTCGGATTGCCGATCACGATCAATCAGAATGTCGTTTTTGATTATCTCTATATCGAGGACCTTGTCAGTATGATCACTCATTTTCTTTTCAATGCCCACGACTTTCCCGTCTATAACGCTACAAGCGGAGCGGGAATTGACCTGGTGACACTGGCGAATATGGTCAACGAGGTAGGGAACAATACGGTTCCCGTCAGGGTTTTGCATAAAGGGCTTAACAATGAATATACTTCGGATAACAGCAGAATTATGGAGGCGATGAAGGGATTTTCGGTGACACCTCATAAGGTGGCGATTACCAAAATGTATGAGTATTTTTCCAAACATCTCACCGAGCTAGATACACAGACGGTGCGAGAAGATCCTTTTATCAAACACTGTAACAAGATATGGAAAGAGACAAGATGA